A region from the Gymnogyps californianus isolate 813 chromosome 14, ASM1813914v2, whole genome shotgun sequence genome encodes:
- the ABLIM3 gene encoding actin-binding LIM protein 3, with product MSTSIPYQQNPYTPGSSSTVIQCYRCGDTCKGEVVRVQSNHFHIRCFTCQVCGCDLAQSGFFFKNQEYICTHDYQQLYGTRCDSCGDFITGEVISALGRTYHPKCFVCSTCRKPFPIGDKVTFSGKDCVCQNCSHSLISTKPIKIHGPSHCAGCKEEIKQGQSLLALEKQWHVSCFKCQTCGIILTGEYISKDGIPYCESDYHAQFGIKCETCDRYISGRVLEAGGKHYHPTCARCVRCHQMFTEGEEMYLTGSEVWHPICKQAARAEKKLKHRRTSETSISPPGSSIGSPNRVICAKVDNEILNYKDLAALPKIKAIYEVQRPDLISYEPYHRYTSDETLERYSYGESLGTLSPYSQDIYESFDTRQRRASSPGYIDSPTYSRQGMSPTIPRSPHHFYRSGTESGRSSPYYSQLDVRSSTPTSYQAPKHFHIPAAGESNIYRKPPIYKRHENLSAATKSKTSEDIAQSSKYSPAYSPDPYYHSESEYWSFQGSPKAPRARRFSSGGEEDGYDRGMHKIQSGIGRLILREEMKARSHSYADPWTPPRSSASSREALHTAGYEGSLNGSPRMHYLADSDPLISKSASLPAYRRNGLHRPPSAELFHYDSTNAVNWGMREYKIYPYELLLVKTRGKNQLPKDVDRTRLERHLSQEEFYQIFGMTIAEFDRLALWKRNELKKQARLF from the exons TTCCCTATCAGCAAAACCCCTACACCCCTGGGAGCAGTTCCACAGTCATCCAGTGCTACCGCTGTGGGGACACCTGCAAGGGCGAGGTGGTGCGCGTCCAGAGCAATCACTTCCACATCCGCTGCTTCACCTGCCAAG TGTGCGGCTGTGACCTGGCCCAGTCGGGCTTCTTCTTTAAGAACCAGGAGTACATCTGCACCCATGACTACCAGCAGCTCTACGGGACCCGCTGTGACAGCTGTGGGGACTTCATCACTGGAGAGGTCATCTCTGCCCTGGGGAGGACCTACCACCCCAAGTGCTTCGTCTGCAGCACCTGCAG GAAACCGTTCCCCATCGGAGACAAGGTCACATTCAGCGGGAAGGACTGCGTCTGCCAAAACTGCTCCCACTCTCTCATCAGCACCAAACCCATCAAGATTCATGGGCCCAGCC ACTGCGCAGGCTGCAAGGAGGAGATCAAGCAAGGCCAGTCCCTTCTGGCCCTGGAGAAGCAGTGGCACGTCAGCTGCTTCAAGTGCCAAACATGCGGGATCATCCTCACCGGCGAGTACATCAGCAA GGATGGCATCCCGTACTGCGAGTCTGACTACCATGCCCAGTTTGGCATCAAGTGCGAGACCTGCGACCGGTACATCAGCGGCCGGGTCCTGGAG GCAGGAGGCAAGCACTACCACCCCACCTGTGCCAGATGTGTCCGCTGCCACCAGATGTTCACGGAAGGAGAGGAGATGTACCTCACAG GCTCTGAAGTGTGGCACCCCATCTGCAAGCAGGCGGCCAGAGCAGAGAAGAAGCTAAAG CACAGAAGGACGTCAGAAACCTCCATCTCACCCCCCGGTTCCAGCATCGGCTCCCCGAACCGCGTCATCTGC GCTAAAGTGGATAATGAGATCCTTAATTACAAAGACCTGGCAGCTCTTCCCAAGATTAAAGCCATCTATGAAGTGCAGCGTCCTGACCTCATTTCCTACGAGCCCTATCACAGATACACGTCGGATGAGACACTGGAGAGATATAGCTATGGGGAG TCCCTGGGGACCCTCTCCCCGTACTCGCAG GACATCTACGAGAGCTTTGACACACGGCAGAGGCGAGCCTCCAGCCCTGGCTACATCGACTCCCCCACCTACAGCCGCCAGGGCATGTCCCCCACCATCCCGAGGTCCCCCCACCATTTCTACCGCTCAG GCACCGAGAGCGGGCGCAGCTCCCCCTACTATAGCCAGTTAGATGTGAGGTCCTCCACTCCAACCTCATACCAAGCGCCCAAGCATTTCCACATCCCAG CTGCCGGCGAGAGTAACATCTACCGGAAACCCCCCATCTATAAGCGACACG AAAACCTCTCTGCAGCCACGAAAAGCAAAACTAGCGAAGACATCGCACAGTCATCCAAGTATAGCCCTGCCTACTCCCCAGACCCGTACTACCACTCTGAGTCGGAGTACTGGTCCTTCCAAGGCTCCCCCAAAG CCCCCCGGGCCCGGAGGTTCTCGTCAGGAGGTGAGGAGGACGGGTACGACCGGGGCATGCACAag ATCCAGAGCGGTATCGGCAGGCTGATCCTGAGGGAGGAGATGAAGGCTCGGTCCCACTCCTACGCAGACCCCTGGACACCCCCTCGCAGCTCggccagcagcagagaagcCCTGCACACGGCTGGCTACGAGGGCTCCCTCAATGGCT CTCCCCGGATGCACTACCTGGCCGACAGCG ATCCCCTCATTTCTAAGTCAGCCTCCCTTCCTGCCTACAGGAGGAACGGCCTGCACAGG cctcccagtgCCGAGCTCTTCCACTACGACAGCACAAACGCCGTCAACTGGGGGATGCGAG AGTACAAG ATATACCCCTACGAGCTGCTCCTGGTGAAAACGAGGGGAAAGAATCAGCTGCCCAAAGATGTGGACAGGACTCGGTTAGAG CGCCACCTCTCCCAGGAGGAGTTCTACCAGATCTTCGGCATGACCATCGCCGAGTTCGACCGCCTGGCCCTGTGGAAGAGGAACGAGCTGAAGAAGCAGGCCAGGCTGTTTTAA